The following DNA comes from Tautonia marina.
TTCGGTCGCATGGTCGTTCACGCCTGGAAGTGACGGAGAGGCAGGCGCATCACCGGAAACTGGCAACCAGAGCCCTGACGTAGTCCTCCAGTTGCGGGCGACCTCCGAAGGTCATTCCGAGCGACCGGAGTTTTCCGGTTTCAATTTGATGCTTGGGCCGGGTGGCTTCACCGATCACTCGGCCTGGGGCCCCCGCTTCCCGGGCAAGGGTGGCCACATCGTGCTCTGAAACGTAAAGGTCATAGCAATTGAAGCTCTGTCCGGTCACCTGATCCGCAGGTGCATCAAGCAGCAACGCGACGGCGCGGGCCACGTCGATCGCATGCACTTCCTTGCCTCCGCGTCGCACTGTGACATCTCGGCCTTCCACCAGTTCCCGAATCAGGCTGTACCATTTGCTTTGCTCGATCGGGCGGGCAAGGCCGTAGATGCCGGTCGGTCGCAAGCTGCAAATCGGCAGACCGCGTTTGCTGAAGCTCTGCACAAAGGCCTCCAACGCGGCTTTGTGAGCCCCGTAGTGGCTTCCCGGCCAGAGC
Coding sequences within:
- a CDS encoding NAD-dependent epimerase/dehydratase family protein, yielding MQIAVTGATGFLGRSIVSILAERGHTCRCWYRMQSDRGGFNNLSSSIEWVPGSLRDPESETALLRGCDAVVHTALDRPGAGFIGAEGDLLSFAEANLMGSLRLFQAAEQAGVARFVFVSTCAVYETILDERPLDETHPLWPGSHYGAHKAALEAFVQSFSKRGLPICSLRPTGIYGLARPIEQSKWYSLIRELVEGRDVTVRRGGKEVHAIDVARAVALLLDAPADQVTGQSFNCYDLYVSEHDVATLAREAGAPGRVIGEATRPKHQIETGKLRSLGMTFGGRPQLEDYVRALVASFR